In Sphingobacteriaceae bacterium, the following proteins share a genomic window:
- a CDS encoding FAD-dependent oxidoreductase, which translates to MNLKSGYPYFFLKNGLYHDFDVLRENITTDVVVLGGGISGALMAYELVKQGIECCVIDKRKIGLGSTGASTCLLQYEIDVPLHQLITKIGKGNAIEAYRLCSEAIDKIYKIAGEIGYKDFSYCESLYFSHTSRKNTYLQREFESRHEAGFKVKYLLEKEIQERYKLRSKEAILSEKAARIDAYLFTHLLHLHNQKKECRVYEATHVTKITETGEGVELITDTDLKINTKKIIYATGYEVTEQISKSIVDLKSTFALVTERIENLPDCFGKSLFWNTDDPYLYVREDKGRLIIGGRDEKHYNPAKREILLERKAKKLKGDFEKIFPDIKIKTQFTWAGTFGSTKDGLPYIGPYAKNPNSYFALGFGGNGITFSALAADLISGLIKDKVNTIPPMFSFNR; encoded by the coding sequence ATGAATTTAAAGTCTGGTTACCCATATTTCTTTCTTAAGAATGGTTTATATCACGATTTTGATGTTCTTCGGGAAAATATTACAACAGATGTGGTAGTTCTTGGAGGCGGTATAAGTGGCGCCCTGATGGCTTATGAACTCGTTAAGCAGGGAATAGAATGTTGTGTGATTGACAAACGTAAGATCGGCCTGGGAAGCACCGGTGCAAGCACTTGTCTTTTACAGTACGAAATAGATGTTCCGTTGCATCAGTTAATAACAAAAATTGGTAAGGGAAATGCAATAGAGGCTTACCGCCTATGCAGCGAGGCCATCGATAAGATTTACAAAATTGCCGGCGAAATCGGGTATAAAGATTTTTCGTATTGCGAAAGCCTTTATTTTTCCCATACTTCCCGCAAAAACACCTACCTCCAGAGAGAGTTTGAAAGCAGGCATGAAGCGGGCTTTAAAGTGAAGTATCTTTTGGAAAAAGAAATTCAGGAACGCTATAAGCTAAGATCCAAAGAAGCTATTCTTTCTGAAAAAGCAGCCAGGATCGATGCCTACTTATTCACTCATTTATTACACCTGCATAATCAAAAAAAAGAATGCCGCGTTTACGAAGCTACCCATGTTACAAAAATTACAGAAACCGGCGAAGGCGTAGAGTTGATTACCGACACTGATTTGAAGATAAACACAAAAAAAATAATTTATGCTACCGGCTACGAAGTCACAGAACAAATTAGTAAGTCTATCGTAGACTTAAAGTCCACTTTTGCTTTAGTAACAGAACGTATTGAGAATTTGCCTGATTGTTTTGGTAAAAGTTTATTCTGGAATACAGACGATCCATATTTGTACGTTCGTGAAGACAAAGGTCGGCTGATAATCGGTGGCCGGGATGAGAAGCACTACAATCCTGCAAAGCGTGAAATCCTGCTTGAAAGGAAAGCAAAAAAACTGAAAGGGGATTTTGAAAAAATATTTCCTGATATAAAAATTAAAACACAATTTACCTGGGCGGGAACTTTTGGGTCAACCAAAGATGGATTGCCCTACATAGGCCCTTATGCTAAAAACCCAAACAGTTATTTTGCCCTGGGCTTTGGAGGAAATGGCATAACTTTTAGTGCTTTAGCGGCAGATCTGATCTCAGGATTAATTAAAGATAAGGTCAATACAATTCCCCCAATGTTTAGTTTCAACCGTTAA
- a CDS encoding NAD(P)-dependent oxidoreductase, whose translation MQPKPLDDDKTVRGSGKLNGKTAFITGGDSGIGRAVAILFAKEGANVAIAYLSEDEDAQETQKIIEEYGQKCYLIPGDLSKEKNCLSAVNKTLKNFGTIDILINNVALHYEQKELKDISTEQLLKTFQTNVFSFFWITKYALPHMKRGSTIINTSSVTAYRGSAALMDYASTKGAIVSFTRSLSANLAAKGIRVNAVAPGPVWTPLIASSFKAAKVADFGSEVPLKRAGEPAEVASSYLFLACDDSSYITGQVLHPNGGEIVNG comes from the coding sequence ATGCAGCCAAAACCTTTGGATGATGATAAAACAGTGAGGGGGAGTGGTAAGTTAAATGGCAAAACAGCATTTATAACCGGTGGAGACAGTGGGATAGGAAGAGCGGTAGCAATTCTCTTTGCCAAAGAAGGGGCGAACGTGGCTATTGCTTACCTCAGTGAAGATGAGGATGCACAAGAAACCCAAAAAATTATTGAAGAGTACGGACAGAAATGTTACCTCATTCCTGGAGACCTTAGCAAAGAGAAAAATTGCCTCTCGGCTGTAAATAAAACACTAAAAAATTTCGGAACAATTGATATTCTGATTAATAACGTGGCTTTGCACTATGAACAGAAGGAATTAAAAGACATTTCTACAGAGCAATTACTGAAAACATTTCAAACAAACGTTTTTTCTTTTTTCTGGATCACAAAGTATGCTTTGCCCCACATGAAAAGGGGCTCAACGATAATCAATACAAGTTCCGTTACTGCTTATCGCGGAAGTGCTGCCCTGATGGATTATGCTTCTACTAAAGGTGCTATTGTTTCTTTTACCAGAAGCTTATCGGCAAATCTTGCCGCTAAAGGCATTCGCGTAAACGCGGTTGCACCTGGTCCGGTATGGACACCTTTGATCGCCTCAAGTTTTAAAGCTGCTAAAGTTGCGGATTTTGGAAGTGAAGTTCCTTTAAAAAGAGCAGGTGAGCCTGCTGAGGTGGCATCAAGTTATCTATTCCTGGCTTGTGACGATTCTTCTTACATAACAGGCCAGGTATTACATCCTAACGGAGGAGAAATTGTAAACGGATAA
- a CDS encoding DNA topoisomerase I, with product MHDNIMNLSQKEMSLIVKDAVKTAEAVNLIYVKDAEPGINRVKKGEKFHYVLKNKKVNSKNELDRIKSLVIPPAWQNVWICVKENGHLQATGLDIKNRKQYRYHPLWNALRNQTKFYRLHEFGTVLPQIRVQLEKDLSLPGLPLQKILALIVSLMEQTNIRIGNDQYEKLYGSYGLTTLKDKHVKFSGNNVQFAFKGKKGVHHSISINNKRLALLVKQCRDIPGKELFQYIDENKRHHCVDSGMVNEYIKKISGKDFSAKDFRTWSGTIHALMAFKTLGNCETQTETKKKIVEALDIVSKHLGNTRTVCKKYYVHPVIVSLYETKQINRYFSELEKIKPAKKISELHSEEKILMKIFEKEAALSKSPKGKRAA from the coding sequence ATGCATGACAACATAATGAATCTTTCACAGAAAGAAATGAGTTTGATAGTGAAGGATGCTGTAAAGACAGCAGAAGCGGTTAATTTGATTTATGTGAAAGACGCAGAGCCCGGCATCAACCGGGTGAAAAAAGGAGAGAAATTTCATTACGTATTAAAAAATAAAAAGGTAAACAGTAAGAATGAACTCGACCGCATAAAAAGCTTAGTTATTCCACCGGCCTGGCAGAATGTGTGGATTTGTGTGAAAGAAAACGGGCATTTGCAAGCTACCGGCCTCGATATAAAAAACAGGAAACAATACCGGTATCATCCCTTATGGAATGCGTTAAGGAACCAAACGAAATTTTACCGCCTTCATGAATTTGGAACAGTTCTTCCTCAAATACGCGTGCAACTCGAAAAAGATCTGTCTTTGCCGGGATTGCCCCTGCAAAAAATACTGGCATTAATTGTTAGTTTGATGGAGCAAACAAATATCCGTATTGGCAATGATCAGTATGAAAAATTATACGGGTCGTATGGCCTTACCACTTTAAAGGATAAGCACGTAAAGTTCTCGGGAAACAATGTTCAGTTTGCTTTTAAAGGAAAAAAAGGGGTTCATCATTCTATCAGCATTAACAATAAAAGACTTGCGCTATTAGTGAAGCAATGCCGTGACATTCCAGGTAAAGAACTTTTTCAGTACATTGATGAAAATAAAAGACATCATTGTGTAGATTCGGGCATGGTGAACGAGTACATAAAAAAAATCAGCGGTAAAGATTTTTCGGCTAAAGATTTCAGAACCTGGTCTGGAACCATTCATGCTTTAATGGCATTTAAAACCCTTGGCAATTGCGAAACACAAACCGAAACAAAAAAGAAGATTGTTGAGGCCTTAGATATTGTTTCGAAACATCTGGGGAATACCAGGACGGTTTGTAAAAAGTATTATGTCCATCCAGTCATCGTTTCTTTATATGAAACGAAACAGATCAATAGGTATTTTTCAGAACTTGAAAAAATAAAGCCGGCAAAAAAAATATCGGAACTGCACAGCGAAGAAAAAATTTTAATGAAAATATTCGAAAAGGAAGCTGCTCTCTCAAAATCACCTAAAGGAAAAAGAGCTGCGTAA
- a CDS encoding Ku protein translates to MRSIWTGAIGFGLVNIPVKVYSATESSTLDLDMLDKKDHSNIRFMRVNEKTGKEVTWANIVKGYKLPNDEYVVLTEKDFESASAKKTKTIEITDFVKESEIESMYYETPYYLEPDKSGARAYALLREALLKSGKVGIASFVMRSKEGLAILRANQKVIVLNRIRFHEEIRDTSDLTLPAKTEVKANELKMALSLIDQLTEKFDISKYKDTYSADLMKVIKAKSKGKPVKASKLKVVHSTSKDLVSQLKASLGGKRKKAS, encoded by the coding sequence ATGAGATCAATTTGGACCGGCGCAATAGGATTTGGACTTGTAAACATTCCTGTGAAAGTTTACAGCGCAACAGAATCAAGCACTTTAGACCTTGATATGCTCGATAAAAAAGATCATTCGAACATACGCTTTATGCGGGTGAATGAAAAAACGGGGAAGGAAGTTACCTGGGCAAACATTGTAAAAGGCTACAAATTACCGAATGATGAGTATGTGGTATTGACAGAAAAGGATTTTGAATCGGCGAGTGCAAAAAAAACAAAAACAATCGAGATTACCGACTTCGTAAAAGAATCGGAGATCGAAAGCATGTATTATGAAACACCTTACTACCTCGAGCCCGACAAATCGGGAGCGAGAGCCTATGCTTTGTTGCGTGAAGCGCTGCTAAAAAGTGGAAAGGTTGGAATTGCTTCTTTTGTTATGCGTAGCAAAGAGGGCCTTGCAATCTTGCGGGCAAATCAAAAGGTAATTGTTTTAAATCGCATCCGTTTTCATGAAGAAATTCGCGATACTTCCGATCTTACTTTACCTGCCAAAACAGAGGTAAAAGCCAACGAATTAAAAATGGCTTTGTCTCTGATCGATCAACTAACCGAAAAGTTTGATATTTCTAAATATAAAGACACGTATAGCGCCGATTTGATGAAGGTAATCAAAGCCAAGTCGAAAGGTAAACCTGTAAAAGCTTCCAAATTAAAAGTGGTTCATAGTACTTCAAAAGACCTGGTAAGCCAGCTGAAAGCAAGTCTGGGTGGTAAGCGCAAAAAAGCTTCTTAA
- a CDS encoding DNA polymerase LigD: protein MKALTRKSSENTKRPDNMSPDKPAKKKSATIFTFGSSDVPVTHPDKIYWPKEKITKGEVVKYYQSISEYILPYLKGRSQSLLRMPNGIDKPGFFHKNAGEGAPEWIESIKLYSEAADREIDYILCNNKATLAYLNNLGCIEINPWHSTVKKLNNPDYLVIDLDPSAKNTFDEVIKTGKVVKKVLDRAGADAYCKTSGATGLHIYIPVKKKYTYDQVKEFAHLVCKLVQGQLPELTSLERSLKKRGNKIYLDHLQNRRGQTIASVYSLRPRTGATVSTPLDGKEVKKGLSPQNFTMFTIFERLKKKGDLFKGVLGKGIDLKRCLTKLSA from the coding sequence ATGAAGGCGCTCACACGAAAATCATCAGAGAATACAAAGAGACCGGATAACATGTCGCCAGACAAACCGGCGAAGAAAAAGTCTGCAACGATTTTTACTTTTGGTAGTAGTGATGTGCCTGTTACGCATCCCGATAAAATTTACTGGCCAAAAGAAAAAATTACAAAAGGCGAGGTCGTAAAGTACTATCAAAGCATTTCAGAATACATTCTGCCTTATTTAAAAGGACGTTCCCAGTCTTTACTACGCATGCCAAACGGAATAGACAAGCCGGGATTTTTTCACAAGAATGCCGGTGAAGGCGCCCCTGAATGGATAGAAAGCATTAAGTTATATTCAGAAGCTGCAGATCGCGAAATCGATTATATACTTTGCAACAATAAAGCTACGCTTGCCTATCTGAATAATTTGGGTTGTATAGAAATAAATCCCTGGCATTCTACGGTTAAAAAATTAAATAATCCAGATTACCTCGTCATTGATCTTGATCCTTCTGCCAAAAATACTTTTGATGAAGTAATAAAAACGGGTAAGGTTGTAAAAAAAGTTTTAGATCGTGCAGGGGCCGATGCTTATTGCAAGACCTCTGGCGCTACAGGACTTCACATTTATATTCCGGTTAAGAAGAAATACACCTACGATCAGGTAAAAGAGTTTGCCCATCTCGTTTGCAAATTAGTGCAGGGGCAGCTGCCTGAGCTTACCAGTTTAGAACGCAGTCTCAAAAAGCGTGGAAATAAAATCTATCTCGACCATTTACAAAATAGAAGAGGGCAGACCATAGCTAGTGTTTACAGCTTGCGTCCCAGAACGGGTGCAACTGTGTCAACGCCACTCGACGGGAAAGAGGTAAAAAAAGGTTTATCACCGCAAAATTTTACAATGTTTACTATTTTTGAACGATTGAAAAAGAAAGGCGACTTGTTTAAAGGAGTTTTAGGTAAGGGAATAGATCTTAAGAGGTGCCTTACTAAACTTTCCGCATAA
- a CDS encoding peptidase M23, producing MTVLKFCVRKKKINQKINIPMKQKFIILALSGLMAGAVLSSCSGGSENKVENAAENVNEAQKDLEDAERKYAEEWDKFQAESDQRIIANEAEIANYREKEKNDKQFSKKYKESIDNLEAKNAEMKVKMRDGKEKSKDNWEEFKREWNHDMDELGAAIKDLGKDNKN from the coding sequence ATGACCGTATTAAAGTTCTGCGTGAGAAAGAAAAAAATTAACCAAAAAATAAATATACCAATGAAACAAAAATTTATTATTCTCGCACTGTCTGGTCTAATGGCAGGAGCGGTATTAAGCAGCTGCTCAGGCGGTTCGGAAAACAAAGTAGAAAATGCGGCTGAAAATGTAAATGAGGCTCAAAAGGATCTTGAAGATGCTGAGCGTAAATATGCTGAAGAGTGGGATAAATTCCAGGCTGAAAGCGATCAACGTATCATAGCTAATGAAGCAGAAATTGCTAATTATAGAGAAAAAGAAAAAAACGATAAGCAATTCAGTAAAAAATATAAGGAATCGATTGATAATCTGGAAGCTAAAAATGCTGAAATGAAAGTTAAAATGCGCGATGGAAAAGAAAAATCAAAAGACAACTGGGAAGAATTTAAACGTGAGTGGAACCACGACATGGATGAACTGGGTGCTGCCATTAAAGATCTTGGAAAAGACAACAAAAATTAA
- a CDS encoding sigma-54-dependent Fis family transcriptional regulator, producing the protein MAKILIIDDDTDICQLLDRFLKRKGHDTSYVTSGKKALTYLKENEVDIAFCDFRLPDTDGKELLLSIKELNQKTQVIIITGYSDVKIAVDVIKSGAFDYITKPLLPEEVLMLVDKAISAKDERAQSGSSSSENSVTDGKVEAVPHKKHVVADPKNLVVGRSKEADKLHTQIKLVAPTNYSVIIYGESGTGKESVAYSIHTQSTRKDKPFIAVDCGSLTKELAGSELFGHEKGSFTGAMQTKIGQFELANGGTIFLDEIGNLTYDIQVSLLRVIQERKIRRIGSQKETNIDVRIIVASNEKLSEVTAKGKFREDLYHRFNEFSIDLPPLRERNDDIMLFADFFLRNANGELNKNITGFVPEVEKIFLDYNWPGNLREMNNIIKRAALLTSKDVITLETLPQEIIFQSKFNLIEDTKESSANYKDMPDLKSAALHAEYEKILEVLRKVNFNKSKAALILNIDRKTLYNKMKTFNLLVNG; encoded by the coding sequence ATGGCAAAAATTCTTATTATTGATGACGACACGGATATCTGTCAATTACTGGATAGATTTCTAAAAAGAAAAGGTCACGATACAAGTTATGTCACCAGCGGAAAAAAAGCGTTAACTTATTTGAAAGAGAATGAAGTAGATATCGCATTTTGCGATTTCAGACTTCCTGATACTGACGGTAAGGAGCTTTTATTAAGCATAAAAGAACTTAACCAAAAAACCCAGGTAATCATTATTACCGGGTATTCAGACGTTAAGATAGCCGTAGATGTTATTAAAAGTGGAGCTTTTGATTATATTACAAAACCCCTTTTACCGGAAGAAGTATTGATGCTTGTAGATAAAGCTATAAGTGCTAAAGATGAAAGAGCACAATCTGGTTCTTCTTCTTCTGAAAATTCTGTTACAGATGGCAAAGTAGAAGCCGTTCCGCATAAAAAACATGTGGTAGCCGATCCTAAAAATCTGGTTGTTGGCAGAAGTAAGGAAGCAGATAAATTGCACACACAAATTAAACTAGTAGCTCCGACAAATTATTCGGTAATTATTTATGGAGAAAGTGGAACAGGTAAGGAATCTGTTGCATACAGTATTCACACACAGAGTACGCGTAAGGATAAACCTTTTATCGCGGTAGATTGCGGGTCTTTAACCAAAGAATTAGCAGGCAGTGAATTGTTCGGTCACGAAAAAGGTTCATTTACCGGAGCTATGCAAACCAAGATCGGTCAATTTGAATTGGCTAATGGTGGCACTATTTTCCTGGATGAGATCGGGAATTTGACTTACGATATCCAGGTTTCTTTATTACGTGTAATTCAGGAAAGAAAAATTCGTAGAATTGGCTCTCAAAAAGAAACCAACATTGATGTGCGTATTATTGTTGCATCAAATGAAAAGTTAAGCGAAGTTACAGCAAAAGGAAAATTCCGTGAAGATCTTTATCATCGCTTCAATGAGTTCTCAATCGATCTTCCACCATTGCGTGAAAGAAATGACGACATTATGTTATTTGCGGATTTCTTTTTAAGAAATGCAAATGGCGAACTAAATAAAAATATTACGGGTTTTGTTCCTGAAGTTGAAAAAATATTTTTGGATTACAATTGGCCGGGTAATTTACGTGAAATGAATAACATCATTAAACGCGCAGCTTTGCTAACAAGCAAAGATGTTATTACTCTTGAAACGCTTCCTCAGGAAATTATTTTCCAATCGAAGTTTAACCTGATTGAGGATACTAAAGAGAGTTCGGCAAATTATAAAGATATGCCGGATCTTAAGTCTGCAGCGCTTCATGCAGAGTATGAAAAGATTCTGGAAGTTTTACGTAAAGTGAACTTTAATAAATCTAAAGCCGCTTTAATTTTAAATATCGACAGAAAAACTTTGTACAATAAAATGAAGACCTTTAATCTGTTAGTAAACGGATAG
- a CDS encoding DUF1328 domain-containing protein, which yields MLRYSIIFLVIALIAALFGFTGIAAGAASIAKVLFFIFLVLFVLALLGGAFLVKKK from the coding sequence ATGTTACGTTATTCAATAATATTTTTAGTGATTGCTTTAATAGCGGCACTATTCGGATTCACTGGAATCGCTGCAGGCGCAGCAAGTATTGCTAAAGTGCTTTTCTTTATATTCCTCGTATTATTTGTTCTCGCATTGTTAGGCGGAGCATTCTTAGTAAAGAAGAAGTAA
- a CDS encoding response regulator → MQYQTILLIDDDVEDQEIFTNALSKVSDLVQCVCFTNARTALEKLKAKELNPDIIFLDLNMPIMNGREFLTLLKNTEALKEIPVIIFSTSASPTTIKETRDLGAKDFITKPNRFDQLVEILKPIIN, encoded by the coding sequence ATGCAATATCAAACTATTTTACTGATAGACGATGATGTAGAAGATCAGGAAATTTTTACCAATGCGCTTTCCAAAGTTTCAGATCTGGTACAATGCGTTTGTTTTACAAACGCAAGAACGGCGTTAGAGAAACTAAAAGCAAAAGAGCTTAATCCCGACATAATATTTCTTGATTTAAATATGCCCATTATGAATGGACGTGAATTTTTGACACTCCTTAAAAATACCGAAGCCCTTAAAGAAATTCCGGTTATTATTTTTTCTACCTCTGCTAGTCCTACAACAATAAAAGAAACAAGAGACCTTGGCGCCAAAGATTTTATAACAAAACCTAATCGCTTTGACCAGCTGGTAGAAATTCTTAAACCCATCATTAACTAA